One window of the Nothobranchius furzeri strain GRZ-AD chromosome 3, NfurGRZ-RIMD1, whole genome shotgun sequence genome contains the following:
- the LOC139068949 gene encoding probable inactive protein kinase DDB_G0270444 — protein sequence MRLHDAFRATLQIEIEIEIEIEVKLEVEKEIEVEIEIEIEVEVEVDIEIEIEVKVEVEKEIEVEIEVKVEVEVEVQVEIEIEVEIEVKVEVEIEIEIEIEIEIEVEVEVDIEIEIEVKVEVEKEIEVEIEVKVEVEVEVQVEIEIEVEIEVKVEVEIEIEIEIEVDIEIEIEVEVEIEVEVEVEIEIEIEIEVEIEIEIEVKVEIEVEVEIEIEIETEVEIEIEVEVEVEIEIEIEVDIEIEIEVEVEIEVEVEVEIEIEIEVEVEIEIEIEVKVEVEIEVEVEIEIEIEIETEVEIEIEIEVEIEIEIEIEIEIETEIEIEVEIEIEIEIEIEVEIEIEIEVEVER from the exons atagagatagagatagagatagagatagaggtaAAGTTAGAGGTAGAGAAAGAGATAGaggtagagatagagatagagatagaggtaGAGGTAGAGGTAgacatagagatagagatagaggtaAAGGTAGAGGTAGAGAAAGAGATAGAGGTAGAGATAGAGGTAAAGGTAGAGGTAGAGGTAGAGGTACaggtagagatagagatagaggtaGAGATAGAGGTAAAGGTAGaggtagagatagagatagagatagagatagagatagagatagaggtaGAGGTAGAGGTAgacatagagatagagatagaggtaAAGGTAGAGGTAGAGAAAGAGATAGAGGTAGAGATAGAGGTAAAGGTAGAGGTAGAGGTAGAGGTACaggtagagatagagatagaggtaGAGATAGAGGTAAAGGTAGaggtagagatagagatagagatagagatagaggtagacatagagatagagatagaggtaGAGGTAGAGATAGAGGTAGAGGTAGaggtagagatagagatagagatagagatagaggtagagatagagatagagatagaggtaAAGGTAGAGATAGAGGTAGaggtagagatagagatagagatagagacagaggtagagatagagatagaggtaGAGGTAGaggtagagatagagatagagatagaggtagacatagagatagagatagaggtaGAGGTAGAGATAGAGGTAGAGGTAGaggtagagatagagatagagatagaggtagaggtagagatagagatagagatagaggtaAAGGTAGAGGTAGAGATAGAGGTAGaggtagagatagagatagagatagagatagagacagaggtagagatagagatagagatagaggtagagatagagatagagatagagatagagatagagatagagacagagatagagatagaggtagagatagagatagagatagagatagagatagaggtagagatagagatagagatagaggtaGAGGTAGAG aggtag